The following proteins come from a genomic window of Candidatus Methylomirabilota bacterium:
- a CDS encoding virulence factor, whose product MARFRIVHWKNIPSVVEAADDEQTVRLQLSQKFQDLIDSLAMRDNATEEEAYLEGWGQGEWEERPGPAEVVAQAVAADIEDGFQTLLMQRFLPKPS is encoded by the coding sequence ATGGCCCGCTTCCGCATCGTGCACTGGAAGAACATCCCTTCTGTCGTCGAAGCGGCCGACGACGAGCAAACCGTGCGTCTCCAGCTGTCTCAGAAGTTCCAGGACCTCATCGACTCCCTCGCCATGAGAGACAATGCGACCGAGGAGGAGGCCTACCTCGAAGGCTGGGGCCAGGGCGAGTGGGAGGAGCGCCCCGGCCCGGCTGAGGTGGTCGCCCAGGCGGTGGCGGCGGACATCGAGGACGGCTTCCAGACCCTCCTGATGCAGCGCTTCCTGCCCAAACCGAGCTAG